A genomic region of Salinibacterium sp. NK8237 contains the following coding sequences:
- the purH gene encoding bifunctional phosphoribosylaminoimidazolecarboxamide formyltransferase/IMP cyclohydrolase → MSGPSHNPADFRERDVVPIRRALISVSDKSRLLDLAGALADAGVELVSTGSTAKTIAEAGYDVTEVSTVTGFPESLDGRVKTLHPSVHAGILADLRLESHEAQLAELGIKAFDLVVVNLYPFVETVASGAAPADIVEQIDIGGPAMVRASAKNHANVAIVTSPDSYDEIIAAAAGEGTTFAQRYALASKAFAQTAAYDTAVSQWFLTGALLGETDAAASAPTLPVHLEVAADQLAVLRYGENAHQQAALYGVAAQPGIAQATQLGGKEMSYNNYVDADAALRAAFDHDTPAVAVIKHANPCGIATAASISEAHVLAHACDPISAYGGVIAANGIITKAAAESIAPIFTEVVVAPGFEPEALEILKAKKNLRLLQLPEGYARDSRELRQISGGMLVQELDKHFSPASAWTLAAGDAADAETLADLEFAWRAVRAVKSNAILLANGGASVGVGMGQVNRVDSCQLAISRAGDRAKGSVAASDAFFPFADGLQLLLDAGVRAVVQPGGSIRDEEVIAAAVDAGVTMYFTGERHFFH, encoded by the coding sequence ATGAGCGGCCCTAGCCACAACCCAGCCGATTTCCGCGAACGCGATGTCGTTCCCATCCGCCGCGCCCTCATCTCGGTGAGCGACAAGTCGCGTCTCCTTGACCTCGCGGGTGCGCTTGCCGATGCGGGCGTAGAGCTCGTCTCGACCGGTTCCACGGCAAAGACGATCGCCGAAGCCGGTTATGACGTCACCGAGGTATCGACGGTCACGGGTTTCCCCGAGTCGCTCGATGGTCGCGTTAAGACGCTGCACCCGTCCGTGCACGCCGGTATCCTCGCTGACCTGCGCCTTGAGTCGCACGAAGCTCAGCTCGCCGAGCTCGGCATCAAAGCCTTCGACCTCGTTGTCGTGAACCTCTACCCCTTCGTGGAAACGGTTGCCTCGGGCGCTGCTCCCGCAGACATCGTCGAGCAGATCGACATCGGAGGGCCCGCGATGGTGCGCGCCTCCGCCAAGAACCACGCCAACGTCGCCATCGTCACGAGCCCAGACAGCTACGACGAGATCATCGCCGCGGCAGCAGGGGAGGGCACGACCTTCGCTCAGCGTTACGCGCTCGCCTCCAAGGCTTTCGCTCAGACCGCCGCCTATGACACCGCTGTGTCGCAGTGGTTCCTGACCGGTGCGCTTCTCGGTGAGACGGATGCCGCGGCATCCGCCCCCACACTGCCAGTGCACCTCGAGGTTGCCGCCGACCAGCTCGCCGTACTTCGTTATGGCGAGAACGCCCACCAGCAGGCAGCTCTCTACGGTGTGGCCGCTCAGCCCGGAATCGCGCAGGCAACGCAGCTCGGTGGCAAAGAGATGTCGTACAACAACTACGTGGATGCCGACGCAGCTCTGCGCGCCGCCTTCGACCACGACACTCCCGCTGTCGCGGTCATCAAGCACGCTAACCCGTGCGGAATTGCCACTGCGGCCAGCATCTCGGAGGCCCACGTTTTGGCGCACGCCTGCGACCCGATCTCGGCCTACGGCGGAGTGATCGCGGCCAACGGAATCATCACGAAAGCTGCCGCTGAGTCAATCGCACCAATCTTCACCGAGGTTGTTGTAGCTCCCGGCTTTGAGCCTGAAGCACTCGAAATCTTGAAGGCCAAGAAGAACCTGCGTTTGCTGCAGCTGCCTGAGGGCTACGCGCGCGATAGCCGCGAGCTGCGCCAGATCTCGGGCGGCATGCTCGTGCAAGAGCTCGACAAGCACTTCTCACCGGCCTCCGCGTGGACGCTCGCTGCCGGCGACGCCGCCGATGCCGAGACTCTCGCCGACCTTGAGTTTGCGTGGCGAGCTGTGCGCGCCGTCAAGTCGAACGCTATTTTGCTGGCCAACGGCGGAGCATCCGTCGGTGTCGGTATGGGGCAGGTCAACCGTGTTGATTCGTGCCAGTTGGCGATCTCGCGGGCCGGTGACCGTGCCAAGGGTTCGGTTGCGGCCAGTGACGCGTTCTTCCCGTTCGCGGATGGACTGCAGTTGCTGCTCGATGCGGGTGTGCGTGCAGTGGTTCAGCCTGGCGGTTCGATCCGTGACGAAGAAGTGATTGCGGCAGCGGTCGACGCCGGCGTGACCATGTATTTCACGGGTGAGCGCCACTTCTTCCACTAA
- the purN gene encoding phosphoribosylglycinamide formyltransferase produces the protein MLTLVVLISGGGSNLAALLEAAESADFPARVVAVGADRVADGLDHAEHYGIPTFSVAMSNFKNRDEWGDELLEQIQFWNADLVVLSGFMKLLPPRVVEALSPNIINTHPAYLPEFPGAHAVRDALAAGATQTGASVIKVDNGVDSGPIIVQERVAIEPGDTEEHLHARIKPIERRLLVQTIEDIATNRINLKEL, from the coding sequence GTGCTCACACTCGTTGTCTTGATTTCCGGGGGCGGGTCTAACCTCGCCGCCCTGCTCGAAGCGGCCGAGAGTGCCGACTTTCCCGCCCGTGTCGTCGCCGTTGGCGCCGACCGCGTTGCTGACGGGCTCGACCATGCCGAGCATTACGGCATCCCCACCTTCTCTGTCGCGATGTCGAACTTCAAGAACCGCGACGAGTGGGGCGATGAACTGCTCGAGCAGATCCAATTCTGGAACGCCGACCTCGTCGTGCTGAGTGGCTTCATGAAGCTGCTGCCGCCGCGCGTCGTCGAGGCGCTTTCGCCCAACATCATCAACACTCATCCGGCCTACCTGCCGGAGTTCCCGGGAGCCCACGCGGTTCGCGATGCGCTTGCCGCTGGGGCGACCCAGACGGGTGCCAGTGTTATCAAGGTCGACAACGGTGTCGATAGCGGTCCGATCATCGTGCAAGAGCGCGTTGCAATCGAGCCGGGAGACACCGAAGAACACCTGCACGCCCGCATCAAGCCGATTGAACGGCGCTTGCTCGTGCAGACGATCGAAGACATTGCCACCAATCGCATCAACCTAAAGGAACTCTGA
- a CDS encoding DUF6350 family protein, translating to MNRQLTLLFAALEALLVVAIGIAIPLVPLTLLWGIHYGLAIDWTVFWRAAVDIWLVGHGVDITVVLDPTVATAVGLPDASTPVTITMALLGFALVTLLLGVRAGRRVAETPHLLLGTLASLATFAAASLVLTFSALHPVARPSLWQGTLLPTVVFAIGLLIGSQIVSATNPVSGGIRRWIAGWPAHVRTIVGTALRGGAIAAAGLLMVASLVTTLAIVTSFAEIITLYEGLHTEVLGGVAVTIGQLALLPNIVLWVAAWLVGPGFAIGTGSTVSPLATTLGPIPAIPVFGALPSGDFAFGFAGLLAPVIVGFLVAAVLGPRIAGELRRRELAIVALGIGFTAATIIGLLTWASAGAAGPGRLGDVGPEPWIVALWAFIEFSIAAGLGLLASARPERADDGFTER from the coding sequence ATGAATCGCCAGCTCACTCTTCTCTTCGCCGCCCTTGAGGCGCTCCTCGTTGTCGCTATTGGCATCGCGATTCCGTTGGTGCCGCTGACACTGTTGTGGGGCATCCACTACGGATTGGCAATCGACTGGACAGTATTTTGGCGAGCTGCTGTCGATATTTGGCTTGTGGGGCACGGCGTCGACATCACCGTTGTTCTTGATCCAACGGTGGCAACCGCTGTTGGTTTGCCCGACGCGAGCACGCCGGTCACGATCACCATGGCGCTGCTCGGCTTCGCGCTTGTGACTCTTCTGCTTGGTGTTCGGGCTGGTCGTCGGGTAGCCGAGACCCCCCACCTGCTGCTGGGCACTCTTGCTTCGCTCGCCACCTTCGCCGCTGCCTCACTTGTGCTGACATTCTCGGCACTGCATCCGGTTGCCCGCCCTTCGCTGTGGCAGGGCACGCTGTTGCCGACCGTCGTGTTCGCGATTGGCCTGCTGATTGGCAGCCAGATTGTGTCTGCGACCAACCCTGTGTCGGGAGGCATCCGTCGCTGGATTGCCGGATGGCCAGCCCATGTTCGCACGATCGTCGGCACGGCTTTGCGAGGCGGCGCCATCGCGGCTGCCGGCTTGCTCATGGTCGCGTCTCTCGTGACGACGCTCGCGATTGTGACGTCATTCGCCGAGATCATCACGCTCTATGAAGGACTCCACACCGAGGTGCTGGGTGGCGTCGCCGTGACGATCGGCCAACTCGCGCTGCTGCCGAATATCGTGTTGTGGGTGGCCGCGTGGCTCGTAGGTCCTGGCTTTGCGATCGGAACAGGCTCTACTGTCTCGCCGTTGGCCACCACCCTCGGGCCCATTCCTGCTATCCCTGTTTTTGGCGCACTGCCGAGCGGAGACTTCGCTTTCGGATTTGCCGGACTCCTCGCTCCCGTCATCGTCGGCTTCCTCGTCGCCGCTGTGCTGGGGCCGCGTATCGCTGGAGAACTGCGTCGCCGCGAACTCGCGATCGTCGCGCTCGGTATCGGGTTTACCGCAGCGACCATCATCGGGTTGCTGACGTGGGCATCTGCCGGGGCGGCGGGTCCTGGACGGCTGGGTGATGTTGGCCCTGAGCCGTGGATTGTTGCCCTGTGGGCGTTCATCGAGTTTTCGATCGCAGCAGGGCTCGGTCTTCTGGCGTCCGCACGCCCGGAGCGCGCTGACGACGGCTTCACTGAGCGCTAG